The nucleotide window ACGGATATGTTCGGCGAAATGCTCATGGGCGGTGAGGATGGCGACCCCTACTCTGATGTGGCAGATGTACGGGAATGGCCAAAGAAACAGCGCCTGAAGGGGGAGAAGGATACCCTCGGCATTTATCTGACCGGCCACCCCTTCGATGAATATGAGAAAGAGGTTCGACGGTTTGTACGTTCTTCCATTGCCGACCTCAAGCCTGCGCGACAACCCCAGCGCGTTGCTGGCCTGGTGGTGGCTCAACGCTCAATGAAAACCCGTACCGGCTCTACCATGGCGTTTATCACCCTGGACGACCGCAGTGCCCGCATCGAGGCAACGTTGTTCTCCGAGGCGTTTTTCGAGAACCGGGAGCTGTTGCAGTCAGATCAGGTGATCGTGGTTGAGGGGCAGGTCAGCCACGACGATTACTCTGGCCAGATGAAAATGCGGGTGAATTCGGTGATGGACGTGGGCACGGCCCGGCAACAGTTCAGCCGCGGGCTCAAACTCGCCATTCACGCCGACCAGTTGCAGAACGGCCTGCTGGACAAGCTGGACTCCACTCTGCGGCCCTTCCGTTGTGAAGGCAGCCCGGTGTGGATCGAATACAGCAGCGACAACGCCAGCACCCGCATCGAACTGGGTGAATCCTGGCGTGTTCAGCCAGATGACGACCTATTGCTGGAGCTGAAGTATCTGGTGGGCGACCAGTCCGTAGAACTGGTCTATGATTGATAGTGTCCGGCAAGGTTCATCCCCGGTGTGGCGACGTGCTGAAACATTACGTTTTTGTCAGAAAGCGGACTCATACCAAGGTACGCTTTAGCCATGGCCCGGGCGCTGCTATCTTTGTCCAAAATTCTGGTTTGGTGACTTACATTCTCGCCATGCAAGCAAATGATGGAACATCATGAACCCTAACTATCTGGATTTCGAACAGCCTATTGCCGACCTTGAAGCCAAGATTGAAGAGCTTCGTATGGTGGGCAACGACACCGACATCAACATTACCGACGAGATCAGCCGGCTACGCAAAAAGAGCGTAAGCCTGACGGAAAGCATCTTCTCGGACCTCCAGCCCTGGGACGTGTCGAGACTGGCGCGCCATCCACGCAGGCCCTACACCCTCGACTACGTCGACATGATCTTTGACGATTTCGACGAGTTGCATGGTGACCGTCGTTACGCCGACGACCAGGCCATTGTAGGCGGTACTGCCCGCCTGGACGGTAAACCGGTGATGGTGATCGGCCATCAGAAGGGCCGGGAAGTGCGCGACAAGGTAAAGCGCAATTTCGGCATGCCCCGCCCGGAAGGCTACCGCAAGGCCCTGCGGTTGATGGAAATGGCCGAACGCTTCAGCATGCCGATCCTCACGTTTATCGATACGCCGGGCGCCTATCCCGGCATCGGCGCCGAGGAGCGTGGCCAGAGTGAAGCCATCGCTTTCAACCTGGCAGTGATGTCACGCCTGAAAACGCCGATTATCTCCACGGTAGTGGGTGAGGGCGGTTCAGGTGGCGCACTGGCCATTGGTGTATGCGACCAGCTCAACATGCTCCAGTATTCCACCTATGCGGTTATCTCCCCGGAGGGCTGTGCCTCCATTTTGTGGAAGAGCGCAGAGTTTGCCTCCCAGGCAGCCGAGGCCATGGGGGTGACCGCTGACCGCCTGAGGGACCTTGGGCTGGCGGACAATGTGATTGCCGAACCCCTGGGTGGCGCTCATCGCAACCCTGAGAAGATGGCCGAATCCCTTCGCGCGACCCTGAGCAAGGGCATTGCCGAACTCAGCCGTTTGCCGGCAGAAGAGCTGGTGTCCCGCCGCTACGAGCGGTTGACCCGATATGACACGGGCCGGTAACCCCGGCTCAGGATCAGGCTGGCCGGAGGCTCTCTGCGCCCCGGTCAGGCAACTGCCTTCAGCGCCCCGGTTACGAGTCGCCCTCAGTGGAGGGATGGACTCGGTCCTGCTTCTTCATGTTGCTGCAACCCTGCACGCCGATTCAGGTCGGTTGTCAGCGGTTCACGTCAATCATCAGTTGCAACCCAATGCCGATCGAACGGAGCAATTCTGCCAGCAGCTTTGCCGCGAACTGGGTGTGCCTCTTGAGGTCCGCCGGGTTGTGATCAATGGCCGCGAGGACGGCGCCAGTGGAGGGGTTGAGGAAGCGGCAAGGACTGCCCGTTACAATGTCTTCGAAGAGGTACTGACGTCCGGCGAACTGTTGTTGATGGCCCATCATGGTGACGATCAGGCCGAGACAGTGCTGTTTCGATTGCTGCGAGGCACCGGCGTAGCCGGGCTTGGAGGCATGCCCCATTCAAGGTCGTTGGGAGACGGGATACTGTATCGGCCCCTGCTGGGTTTCAGCCGCAATGAACTGGAAGCCTGGGCAGTCGCAAAGGGGATCAGCTGGGTGGAGGATCCCAGCAACACCGATGAGCGTTTTGACCGCAATTTCCTCCGTCAATCTATCATGCCACTTCTAAAGACCCGCTGGCCGTCACTGGTCAACCGTGTTGCGCACAGTGCACGTTCCTGTCGTGAGGGTGATGAACTGGCCGGAAAACTGGCAGAAATCCGTTTCCAGCAGTGCGCTACCGACCAGGGTGGCATCTGCGTCGACGCTTTGGGGCAACTTGTCGAGGTGGAGCAAAAAAACCTGATTCGTTGGTGGATCATCCGTAACCGATACACTCCGCCATCCATTGCCGATTGGCCTCAGGTGATTGAAGATCTGGTCAGAGCGCCTGCGGATCGGGAGCCTGAACTGCGTGGTAATGGCTATGTGGTGCGCCGCTATCAGGGCAATCTGTATCTGGTTGGTGAACCCACGGCGCTGCCATCGGTTAAACTGACACTGGTTCCTGGCCAGGAACGGGTATGGGGAGAGTGGCGTCTGCGGCTGGTGGCAGTGGCTAACCCTGAAATGCCCGTGCCGGATATACGGATATCTACGAGGGCAGGAGGCGAACGCCTCAGGCCGGCTCCCGATGGCCCCTCGAAATCCCTCAAGAACTGGCTGCAGGAAAAAAATATTCCACCCTGGGAGAGGGCGCGGCTACCGCTGCTTCTGGAGGTGAAGGATGGCCACGAAGAAGTGGTCGGAGCCGGCGACCTGTGGCTTTCCCGCAAATACTGCGGGGAGGCCCCGGCCAGTGGCTGGCGGATTGTTGTGGAGCGGGAATGTAATTGAGAAGCGGAGGCCTTTCTGGTAGTCTGGCGTCCCATCTTGAGATGACAATCTCCCTCCTTCACCGAACCAGACAAATCACGGAATCTGCATGACGCGTTATATTTTCGTCACCGGCGGTGTCGTGTCCTCCTTGGGGAAAGGTATCGCATCGGCCTCTCTGGCCGCGATACTTGAGGCACGCGGCCTGAAGGTCACTATTCTCAAGCTGGACCCATACATCAACGTGGACCCCGGCACCATGAGCCCGTTTCAGCACGGTGAGGTTTTTGTCACCGAAGATGGCGCGGAAACCGATCTGGACCTGGGGCACTACGAGCGGTTCATCCGCACGCCGATGTCACGCAGGAACAACTTCACCACCGGCCGCGTTTACGAGGAAGTCATTCGTAAGGAACGCCGCGGTGATTACCTGGGCGGCACGGTTCAGGTGATCCCCCACATTACTGACGAGATCAAGCGTCGTGTGGTCGAAGGCGCTTCCGGTGCCGATGTGGCGATGATCGAGATCGGCGGTACCGTGGGCGACATCGAATCCCTGCCTTTCCTGGAAGCCTGTCGTCAGTTGAAGGTGGAAGTCGGGCCCCAGCGCGCACTGTTCATGCACCTTACCCTGGTTCCGTACATTGCCACAGCCGGTGAGATCAAGACCAAACCCACACAGCACTCCGTGAAAGAAATGCGGTCCATCGGCCTGCAGCCGGATATTCTGCTGTGCCGTTCCGAGCACGAGGTGGACGCCAGTTCCCGCCGCAAGATCGCGCTGTTTACCAACGTGGAAGAGCGGGCTGTCATTCCGCTCCAGGACGCCAAGTCCATCTATGCGATTCCGCGCATGCTTCATGAATTCGGTCTGGACCAGCTGGTCATCGAGCGTTTCGGCATTGACGCCAGCCCGGCCGATCTTGGTGAATGGGACGCGGTGGTCGAATCCCTGATGAACCCAGACCATGAAGTCACTATTGCCATGGTCGGCAAATACATGGAGCTGCTGGACGCCTACAAGTCCCTGATTGAATCCCTGCTCCATGCCGGCATCAAAACCCGCACCAAGGTCCGGATGAACTACATCGACTCTGAAGACATCGAGCGCGATGGCACCGGTGCACTCCAGAGTGCCGATGCCATTCTGGTTCCCGGTGGCTTCGGTGAGCGTGGCGTGGAGGGCAAGATCCGCACTGTGCAATACGCCCGGGAAAACAAGGTTCCCTACCTGGGAATCTGTCTGGGTATGCAGGTTGCCGTTATCGAATACGCCCGCAACGTTGCCGGCCTGAAAGACGCCCACAGCACCGAATTCCGCGAACACACGCCGGAGCCGGTGGTCGGCCTGATTACCGAATGGCTGGATGCCAGCGGAGAGAAGGAAGAGCGCACCGAAGCGTCTGACCTCGGCGGCACCATGCGCCTGGGTGCTCAGGACTGCGTGGTGACAGAAGGCTCCACCATCGCCAACTGTTACGGTCGCAAGATTATCCGCGAGCGCCACCGGCACCGCTTTGAAGTGAATAACCATTTCCTGCCACAACTGGAAGGCGCCGGCCTGAGAATTTCCGGCCGCTCAACCGATGGCAAACTGGTGGAAGTGGTGGAAGTACCCGATCATCCCTGGTTTGTAGCCTGCCAGTTCCACCCGGAATTCACTTCCACTCCCAGGGACGGCCATCCGCTGTTCAAGGGTTTTGTAGAGGCAGCCCTGGCCCGTAAAAAGGAATTCTGATCATGGCGCAGAGTACGGTCAACGTCTCGGGAATTCAGATCGCTAACGACAAGCCGTTCGTGCTGTTTGGTGGTATGAACGTGCTGGAATCGCCGGAGATGGCCATGGAAGTGGCCGAGGCTTATGTCGAGGCCACCGGCAAGCTCGGTATTCCTTACGTATTCAAGGCTTCCTTCGACAAGGCCAACCGCTCGTCGGTCCACTCGTTCCGTGGTCCGGGGCTGGAAAAAGGTCTACAGACCCTGGCTGACATCAAGAGCAAATTTGGTGTCCCCATCATTTCCGATGTCCACGAACCGGCCCAGGCAGCCCCGGCTGCTGAAGTCTGTGACATCATCCAACTGCCCGCCTTCCTGAGCCGCCAGACCGACCTGGTGGTGGCCATGGCCCAGACCGGCGCCGTTATTAATATCAAGAAGGCCCAGTTCCTCGCGCCCCAGGAAATGCAGCACATCATCAAGAAGTGTGAAGAGGCGGGGAACGACAAGGTGATCCTGTGTGAGCGGGGCAGCAGCTTCGGTTATAACAACCTGGTAGTGGATATGCTGGGCTTCGGCATCATGAAGTCGATGAGTGTGCCGGTCATGTTTGATGTGACCCACTCATTGCAGATGCCCGGCGGACGTGCTGATTCCGCTGGCGGTCGTCGTGCACAGGTAACCGATCTTGCCCTGGCGGGTATGTCCCAGGGGCTTGCTGGCCTGTTCCTGGAGGCACATCCTGACCCGGATAAAGCCAAGTGTGATGGCCCCTGTGCGTTGCGGCTTAGTCAGTTAGAGCCGTTTCTCCAGCGGGTAAAAGCTGTGGATGACCTTGTTAAAAGCTTTAAGCCTCTCGATACCGCCTGATTGGCGGTTTTTTGCGTTCCAGAAGGACTATGGGAGTGAGCGGGAACGGCCCTACGAAAATGTGCGGAGCCATGGATGGCGGAGCTCAAGCGCACATGGATGTGCTTGTAGCGTTTTTCGTAGGGCCGTTCCCGCTCGCTCTTACTCCCAAATTTGAAATCAAACTTGGAGACAGAGAAGAATGACCAAGATTGCCAACATTAAAGGCCGTGAGGTACTGGATTCCCGCGGAAATCCTACGGTTGAAGCGGACGTTATTCTTGAAGATGGGACGGTAGGTAGTGCTTGTGCACCGTCTGGTGCGTCTACTGGTTCACGCGAAGCCCTGGAGCTTCGGGACAAAGACGCAAATCGCTATCTGGGCAAAGGTGTCCTGAAGGCTGTTGAAGCTGTGAACACCAAAATCCGCGACGCTCTCATCGGTAAAGATGCAGCTGACCAGCGTGCTCTCGATAACATCATGCTGGAGCTGGATGGCACCGAGAACAAAGCGAATCTGGGCGCCAACGCGATTCTGGCGGTATCCCTGGCAGCCGCCAAGGCTGCCGCTGCGTCACTGGGCAAGCCGCTGTATGCGCACATTGCGGATCTTAACGGAACTTCCGGCAAGTACAGCATGCCAGTGCCGATGATGAATATCCTCAACGGCGGTGAGCACGCGGACAACAACGTTGATATCCAGGAGTTCATGGTTCAGCCGGTGGCGGCCAAGAGCTTTGCCGAGGCGCTACGGGTAGGCGCAGAGATTTTCCACAGCCTGAAGAAAGTGCTGAAGGCTCAGGGCCTGAACACCGCGGTAGGTGATGAAGGTGGCTTTGCGCCCAACCTGCCGTCCAATGAAGCGGCACTGGCGGTGATTCAGGAAGCGGTGGAGAAGGCCGGTTACAAGCTGGGTACCGATGTGACCCTGGCGCTGGACTGTGCGTCTTCCGAGTTCTACAAAGATGGCCAGTACCAGCTGTCCGGTGAGGGCAAGTCCTTCGATTCCGCCGGTTTTGCCGACTACCTGGCGGGGCTGTGTGAGCGCTATCCGATTGTGTCCATTGAAGATGGTATGGACGAGAGTGACTGGGACGGTTGGAAAGTGCTTACCGAGAAGCTGGGTAGCAAGGTTCAACTCGTGGGTGATGACCTGTTCGTTACCAATACCAAAATCCTCAAGCAGGGGATCGACAAGAGCATTGCCAACTCCATCCTGATCAAGTTCAATCAGATCGGCAGCCTGAGTGAAACCCTGGACGCCATCAGGATGGCCCAGGACGCGGGCTACACGGCGGTGATCTCTCACCGTTCCGGTGAGACCGAGGACACCACTATTGCCGACCTGGCGGTTGCTACCTGTGCCGGACAGATCAAGACTGGTTCCCTGTGCCGCTCTGACCGGGTGGCCAAGTACAACCAGCTGCTTCGTATCGAGGAAGCGCTGGATGGCAGCGCGCCTTATCGTGGTCTGAGCGAGATCAAGGGCCAGGGCTGATCGCCCGGTCACCAGAATTACTCGTCGGGCAGGACTCTGGCGGGTAACCGACCGGAAAAGGCCATCGTAGCTCTGAAATTGAGAAGCACGATGGCCTTTTTGTACAACTGGTTAGCAGAACTTGTTGCTAAACTACACTAAGGTCTATACTGACTGTCCGGTTGTTGCATCGTAAACGGAATCCGCAATGAAGTTGCTCTGGTCCATCATGATTATTCTCATTCTCCTGCTACAGGTGCGCCTGTGGGTCGGGGAGGGCAGTTTTGCCCAGGTATGGGGGCTGGAAAAGGCCATTGCCGAACAGCGCGAGGTAAATGATGAGCTGGCTGTTCGTAACGAACGTCTGTATGCCGAGGTCCGCAATCTCCGTGGCGAGAAGGGTGCGGTAGAAGAGCGGGCGCGCATGAACCTGGGACTGATCCGAAACGATGAAACCTTCTTCCTGGTGGTTGAGCAGTAGGCAGCCACAAGCCAGACCTTTCAAAGCCGACCACGTTCATGAGTAAACCCCGCTACTGGCTGATCGTTCCCGCCGCAGGCTCCGGCCAGCGAATGAAGGCTGACTGCCCCAAACAGTACCTTCGGCTGGGCCAGCGTTTTATTCTCGATATCACACTTTCCTGTTTACTGGATAACGCCGCTTTTGCCGCGTGCGTGGTGGCTACAGGGCCCAATGACCAGTGGTGGCCGGGAACGGAGGCCAGCAAGGACCGCCGTATCACTACCTGTATCGGTGGTGCGGAGCGTGCAGAGTCAGTGTTGGCGGCCCTTGATGCGTTGTCTGACCGTGCGAATGATGATGACTGGGTTCTGGTCCACGACGCGGCTCGTCCCTGTCTTCATGCTGACGATCTTGCGCGTTTGTTAACCGAACTGAAGAGTCATCCGGTAGGAGGCTTGCTGGCAACGCCAGTGGCGGATACCCTCAAGCGTACCGGGCCCGGGAGCCACGAGGTTGAAGCGACGGTAGACCGTCGCGATCTCTGGCGCGCCCTGACTCCCCAGATGTTTCGTTTCCTGGCACTGAAGCAGGCACTTGAGAGCGCCATCGACTCCGGGTATCCGGTAACCGACGAAGCCTCCGCGATCGAGTTTGCGGGCCAGATACCCTGTATCGTGGAGGGACGACCGGATAACATAAAGGTTACTGTACCTGCCGATCTGGCCCTCGCCGGTTTTATCTTGGAAAGGAAATAACACTATGCGAATCGGGCAAGGATTCGATGTCCATGCGTTTTGCGAGGGTGACCATGTCACCCTCGGCGGCGTCCGTATTCCGTTCAGTCAGGGCCTGAGGGCCCACTCTGACGGGGATGTGCTGCTGCATGCCCTCGCTGATGCGTTGCTCGGCGCCACTGCCTTGGGAGATATCGGCCACTTGTTCCCGGACACCAGTGATGAGTGGGCCGGCGCCGATAGCCGGGATCTGTTGCGCAGGGTTCTGGAGCGCGTATCAGACGAAGGTTTTGTGATTGGCAATGTGGATGCCACCATCATTGCCCAGGCTCCGAAGATGGCTCCGCATATTCAAGCCATGCGTCTGAATATTGCCGAAGATCTTGCCATTCCTGCCAGCCGCGTCAGCGTCAAGGCAACCACCACCGAGAAACTGGGTTTTACCGGCCGCGGCGAGGGCATCGCCTGCCAGGCCATTTGTCTGCTTGAAGCGGTATCCTCATGATCGACGCCACTGACAGAAACCCGGAGAAGTCTGGCTGGCGCCTCGACTGGCCTACCTCCGGCGGAGGGAGAGTGGCCAGTGCCCTGCTCAAGTCCACCCCGGATGATTTTTTCGTGGATGAAGACCTGCCTCTGCCGGATGACCTGGCGTCCGGTGGCGAGCACCTCTGCATTCGGCTGGAAAAAAGGGGTGATAATACCGATTACGTTGCGCGGCAACTGGCCACTCTTTCTGGCTGTCGCCATTTCGATGTGGGTTTTTGCGGGCTCAAGGACCGCCATGCGGTCACTCGTCAATGGTTCAGTGTTTACCGGCCGGGCCAGGAAGATGAAGACGCCGCGTTCCTCGGGGAAGTAGCGGAGAACCGGCGAGTCCTCGAATACCACCGCCAGGCTCGAAAGCTGCGCCGGAGCGACCACCGGGGTAACTATTTCGAGTTGGTTCTGCGGGAGGTGTCGGGGGACCCGGAGGCTGTTGACGAGGCTCTGACCCGGTTGCGGGACCTGGGTTGTCCGAATTACTTCGGGCCCCAGCGATTTGGTCATAACGGGGCTAACCTGGACCGGGCGCTGGCCATGGATCCGTCAAAGCTGAATCGTCGTGGTTCCCGCAACGTCAAAAAGCGTGGCAGGGGGCGGTCGACCTCTGGCAGTGGCGACAGTAAAAACGTATTGTACTTTTCGGCGGCACGCTCCTGGTTATTCAACGAAGTGCTTGCGTACCGGGTGCAGAGTGGCACCTGGCTGGCACCTCTGGAAGGTGAACCAGGAACCAATGACAATCAGGATATAATGGTGACCGGCCCCCTCTGGGGTGACGGCGGAACAGAGGCGGTATCAGTCCAGGGGGAAATCGAGCGGACGGTGGTTGCTGAGCATCCAGAGTTGGCGGCGGTGTTTGCAACAACGCGGATGAAGCCGGAACGCCGGCCACTTCGGATGAGGCCGGAAGCGTTCGAGTGGCAGTGGCAGGGTCGTGACCAGCTATTGCTGAAGTTCTGGCTCGCGCCCGGGCAATATGCGACGACCTTGCTGGGTGATGTATTCGAGATAACGGATGCCACCAGGGAGACAGGGCAGGACTGACGCCTCCCGGTTTCAATAAAAGGGGCGCAAGACCCCGACAATAGAATACCCGGCACCACGTTGCGGCTTGTTGAGGTGGACACGGGTAATCAAGGCTAGCGGAGAAAATTGTGCGAATTCTGTTGTCCAATGATGATGGCGTTCATTCACCCGGACTGCAGGCCCTTTATGAAGGGCTTGTCGGTTTGGGGGATCTAGAAGTTGTAGCGCCGGATCGCGACCACAGCGGTGCCAGCAATGCGTTAACGCTGAACCGCCCATTAACGGTTGAAGACCATCCGAACGGATTCCGTTCGGTGGATGGCACTCCTACGGACTGTGTTCACCTGGGGGTAAATGGTCTGTTCGACGAGCCCTTTGATCGGGTGGTGTCGGGCATCAATACCCACGCCAATCTCGGGGATGACATTATCTATTCCGGAACCGTTGCTGCCGCCACCGAAGGCCGGAATCTCGGGTTGCCGGCGATCGCGGTGTCATTGGTCAATGAGGGGCGCTTCCATTACGAAACCGCTGCCCGGGTTGTTCGGGTGTTACTGGAGAGCAAAGATCCGCTCACTCTCGGGCCCCGTTGTATCCTCAATGTGAATGTCCCCGATGTGCCCTGGGAAGAGATAGCGGGCTTTCGCGTTACTCGCCTGGGCCATCGTGATCGAGCAGAGGGTGCGGTTCCCATGACCTGCCCACGGGGCAAGGCCCGTTACTGGATTGGCGCGGCAGGCAAAGGCAGTGATGCCGGGCCGGGTACCGATTTCAACGCTGTCCGTGAGAACTATGTGTCGATTACCCCGGTCCATGTGGATATGACCAGGCACGAAGTGCTTTCAGCCCTGCGGGAGTGGGTTGGGCTGCTGTCGGAACGGGAGGCGCGCTGATGGTCGCAGAAATCGATGGTATCGGTATGACATCACGCAGAACCCGCATGCGGCTGATACAAAGGCTGAGAGCGGCCGGCATTTCCGATGAGCAGGTGCTGCAGGCGATGTCTGATACCCCGCGCCATATCTTCCTGGATGAGGCCCTTTCCCACCGGGCCTATGAAGACACGTCATTGCCTATCGGTTATAGCCAGACCCTTTCCCAGCCCTATATTGTTGCGCGAATGACCGAAGCACTGATGCGCCACAAGCCACGCAAGGTGCTCGAGCTGGGTACCGGTTCCGGTTACCAGACCGCAATCCTGGCCCGGTTGGTGGATCAGGTGTTCAGTGTTGAGCGCATCCGGCCGCTACAGGACCGGGCCCGGGACCGGCTACGTCAGCTTGGTCTGCGCAATGTCATGCTCAAGCATGCCGACGGCGGCATGGGCTGGCCAGATCAGGGGCCCTTTGACGGGATCATCGTCACCGCCGCTCCCCGGGAAATCCCCCCGGAGCTCAAGGAGCAGCTTGCGGACGGTGGTGTGATCGTCGCTCCGATCGGTGAAGGAACCCAGATGCTGGTGGAAATGGTCCGCCATGGTGACCGGTTTGAAACCACAGACATCGAGCCGGTGCGTTTTGTTCCTCTCCTGGGCGGGGTTGTCCGGTGACCTCAGAGCCCCAAACTCAAGACACTACTGAACCGGCCCGCTCTCACCATCCTTTTGCTGTGTTTCTCAGGGGTATGGCCATGGGGGCTGCGGATATCGTGCCCGGAGTGTCCGGGGGTACCATCGCCTTCATCACCGGCATCTACTTCCGACTGCTGGAAGCCATCGGGGCAATCCCCCTGGCGGTATTCAGGCACCTGATTCGCGGCCGGATAAATGCATTCTGGCTGGCCTGTGACGGCACTTTCCTGTTGAGCCTGCTGATGGGCATTGTTGTCAGTATCGCTACACTGGCCTCTGCCATCAGTTTTATCCTGACGGAATATCCCGTTCTTATCTGGAGTTTTTTCTTTGGCCTGATTGTGGCTTCTGTCTGGCATGTGGGCCGCCAGGTTCGCCATTACGTGCCAATGCTTATCCTGCCGTTTCTTGCCGGGACGGTATTTGCCTGGTGGGTGACCACCTTGCCGGCCAGTCAGCTTGACCCCTCGGCCATGGTCTTTTTCGGAGCCGGCGCCCTGGCGATCTGTGCGATGATACTTCCGGGTATTTCCGGTAGCTTCATACTGGTCATTCTGGGCATGTACGTTCCGGTCCTGGACGCCATACGTGCACTGGATCTGGGAACGTTACTGATTTTCGTTGGCGGATGCCTTGTGGGGCTGCTGTCTGTGGCCAGGCTTATTACCTGGGCGTTCAGGCGGTTTCACGACCCGGTTCTGGCCCTGCTTACGGGGTTTATGGTGGGGGCACTGAACAAGGTCTGGCCCTGGAAGGAAGCGATGAGTTGGCGGACCAA belongs to Marinobacter sp. SS13-12 and includes:
- the surE gene encoding 5'/3'-nucleotidase SurE, whose translation is MRILLSNDDGVHSPGLQALYEGLVGLGDLEVVAPDRDHSGASNALTLNRPLTVEDHPNGFRSVDGTPTDCVHLGVNGLFDEPFDRVVSGINTHANLGDDIIYSGTVAAATEGRNLGLPAIAVSLVNEGRFHYETAARVVRVLLESKDPLTLGPRCILNVNVPDVPWEEIAGFRVTRLGHRDRAEGAVPMTCPRGKARYWIGAAGKGSDAGPGTDFNAVRENYVSITPVHVDMTRHEVLSALREWVGLLSEREAR
- a CDS encoding protein-L-isoaspartate(D-aspartate) O-methyltransferase, with the translated sequence MVAEIDGIGMTSRRTRMRLIQRLRAAGISDEQVLQAMSDTPRHIFLDEALSHRAYEDTSLPIGYSQTLSQPYIVARMTEALMRHKPRKVLELGTGSGYQTAILARLVDQVFSVERIRPLQDRARDRLRQLGLRNVMLKHADGGMGWPDQGPFDGIIVTAAPREIPPELKEQLADGGVIVAPIGEGTQMLVEMVRHGDRFETTDIEPVRFVPLLGGVVR
- a CDS encoding DUF368 domain-containing protein: MAMGAADIVPGVSGGTIAFITGIYFRLLEAIGAIPLAVFRHLIRGRINAFWLACDGTFLLSLLMGIVVSIATLASAISFILTEYPVLIWSFFFGLIVASVWHVGRQVRHYVPMLILPFLAGTVFAWWVTTLPASQLDPSAMVFFGAGALAICAMILPGISGSFILVILGMYVPVLDAIRALDLGTLLIFVGGCLVGLLSVARLITWAFRRFHDPVLALLTGFMVGALNKVWPWKEAMSWRTNSAGEQVPLNEASISPLGYAEMTGQDPQLMLAVICASLGLLLVLLVEWAGRKETV